TTTTACTGCTTTCTTTTTCTTGTGGCTAAAGAAATTTTCTAATACTCCAAGCTTCATTTCTTTAAAAGTGTGAAATAACTGTTAATCAAGCATTCATCATTCACTTTGTTAGTTGTGATTAATAATAGAAATGTATATTTTGGTAATGCTTCTTTATTTTTGGACTCATGATGGAAGAACCTCCACATATTTTCTTAGCCATAATATCTGCCGCCTCCAAAATGaccaaatcctccaaatcctccaccaAAACCTCTATGGAATCCGGGTTCAGCTTCAGCTACTGGGCTCCTCTTTCCACGGTAGCCCCCATATCCGAATCCGTGACCTCCAAATCCTCCATGTCCTCCACCGATTCCACGTTGAATAAATCCAGGCTCAGCTTCAGGATCAGCTACTGGGCTCCTTTTGCCACGGTAGCCTCCATATCCGAATCCATGGCCACCAAATCCACCAAATCCTCCACCAAATCCTCTATGGAATCCAGGATCAGCTTTGGCTTCGGGTTCAGCAACAGGATCACCTGCTACGATCCCAAAAAGCACCACTGCTAAGATGGCAATGATCGTCtaccaataaagaaaaatttattgaaaatttcttGTAATTAGAATTCAAATAAGAAGTCTGTAGTTTTGAATGCTCTTGATTGTGTTAAATATTTTTCAGCTTGGTTTTTCTGTCAAAAGTCTTtgagatagaaaaataaagcaatattaCAAGAGTAAACGCGAATGATATTTTACGAAGTGTTATTTATAAGTTCAAGATCTAGATATGAATTGAAATGATGGTCATTTAATcaacaaattgaaaatatattaatgaatgaaaacatGGTTACAGAGGTGGGAAAATCAGAAACTTAAGATGATAATAAAACAGGTAATGAGAAACTTGCTTTCCACACGGGAGCGTAATTTAAATAACATACCAAACCAATATGCTGATTCACTTTTCTACCTATCTCTCCCTCTTACCTTAGACGTCATCGTGCAGGGTTTGAGGAGTGACTGTGCTGAGACTGACTTAGGATCCCCTTATATACTGACTAAGGAAAGCCAAGTGTCCTTCTATTGGTCATTCAGATCTTGAAGAAAAGAACAGTCATCCATTAATAAACAAGAGCAGTAACGGCACTTTTTCcgctttttctaattttattttcctttgaacAAATCTATTAAAACTGTGATTTCAGTGTATTTGGGTATAATAAATTTGTGTTAATGAGTTTACAGTTTACATATTATGcatcatatctttatatatgatatatatatatatatatatgaagatatgtatgtatatgtatatcattaacacaaattgatatatctatataatatatatatagatatatatatataatatatatatatatctatctaataaaaggagcccataaaaaaacaccaaaaccaaaatgtagagagaaaagtactatatttcagagactgcttatccaacaccccccttactgtaaatcaacatttagtttttaaatttaggcttatcctttgccctaatgccagaccgcaaaaacaacctagacttcatagtggcttttgataaattcatatctgacaaaaactacagccgtgaagagatatgtttaaaaggagtgttactaaatgctttaactgaccttcataagaaatatcctgttccccgcagattcatgatagccatccactcgctaaaaagttagattttataataagtagatccgataaagacggcaaaattgtaataatggacaaaaagCTTCTACTCGACAAAATCAACatctccttagcgacacaaatacttacgaaaaactgacgaaaaatcccctccagaacgttcccacagaattttttcggaaagtaagattaatggccaagacaaaaagagtattgaactattagagaaatttaaagtaattaatcctaaattaccctccttttatggtcttcccaaaactcacaaagacaatcttccattcagacccatcgtttcatgcgccggagctttcaattacaaaatttctaaatggttagctggcctcctttctccttttttaggcactttttctcccagtcacatcaaacattcggaagacttttgtcacaaattcagagaagcacatataccacttcacaacataaaacttttaagccttgacgtagactccctattcacaaaagtaccagtacaggacgttcttcagtttttaagggaaaaatatccccctattcagatcatttccctttggcacttgacaaaataataaagttagttgaattatgtgcatctaatagtattttcattcggggaatcattctacaagcaaaaatcggGTGTCAGTAGGGgaatgggtagtcctttaagtcctattttagccaatctgtacatggaatactttgaaactacagtaataatgcaataaaacccaaaaacatgctgtggatgagatacgtggatgacatactaaaacattttgggataataaggggtaattttaatgaattcctctcaaaattaaacgcattagtgcccagcatcaaatttaaagttgaatgggaaacagacaacaaaattccttttcttgatgttttaataatcagagacacgacagaatacaaattaccatatacagaaaaccaacgttctcactttcatatattcactactttagctatcatgacaatactatcaagataggtctagctagcaacctattcttaagagccttacgaatttgttccccagatttcctggaaaaagaatttgaactaattcgcaagcaactttcatctttaaagtatcctgaccatataattgagaaagcaattcaaaaagcaaacgtaatttttctaccgaccccctaaagacaagaccagagacacacccaacaataagataaaaattccccacctggagacgattaagagagtaactcacacccttgggaaatccaaacccttttgcatttacatacccaaataccttagccaaatccctgattaacgtccaacaaaagacatcgcccaaagacctctggggtatatgagatcccatgccaggactgtgaccaatcttacatcggatttacaggtaaatcacttccccagagattaatacaacacaaacggtcagttaggtatggacaacagaactcggctattttcaatcatataaatgacataaccatagaataaactggaatatgtccagtgtaatttatagcagcaactgccggtacaagagtcaaatgatggaatcggccttaataaaagagagcaggtaatgaacatctcaaaagggaattggacatcggacatcgtcgacgcagtgttcattcaaccaacgcttaagaagattaaaggaagattatcagcgggggtgacctaaattggcttacttgtggacgaatctcttggtataaataccaccttttctgtaaacttttctcattcatatacctgaagagagagacagcagtctctgaaatatagtacttttctctctacatttttggtgtttttatgggctccttttattagatggaattctgttgttacagaacacttttaccagtcatatatatatatatatatatatatatatatatatatatatatatatatactatatatatatatattccttgctCATTTACAAgtatattacattttctttacgtagAGTCTTTCTTATAATCAGAATGTGAAAGTACGTCtattaaaaattcttattttgttATCGATATAAATAAGTGGCCCTCACAGTAATTGTTTTGTTCGACGCTGCAAATCATTGTCCAAGGAACATGAGGGGAATCTATATCTCAAATCTTTCACATCGTTTATTCTTTGTTTAGAAAGGCCTAAAAGGAGGAGTTCGTACACTGAATGAGAAAAACAATGAGCAGATAAGCACAGAAAAAGAACTGGCCTCATAATTTAGCATACCCCACAACCACAGCCACCCACACAACCCAACCCTAGACCCCATTCCCGTCTTTAAATATGATGTGGAAGATTGAGACTACAATAAATAGCCTCCTCACAGATAGTAGTGGATCTGGAAATAAAGGAAGATTTTCAATGAACAGATATTATCTACTAGGTTAAATAATGTAACActagtttgtgtttgtttgtttctttgtttattgtTAATACTGATTAAGTTCTTAGAATTGTGTAGTCAATTGTTAATACTATTTGGGATATTGCCTTTCAGGGAGCCAATCCTTCATAAGGCTTCTGCCTACTTGCTGCATATAACTTAGTGACTATTCAGAAATTTCTGATATAGGAGAAATAGTATTCAATGTCACAATATGTTGCaatataaacaaagtaaaaaatttaaaaaagtacaTTGTGTATTATATggtgtatttctttttattttttactttgttttataaaatttacgctattttacaataattacaaagaacagattcatttcattatatataaattcagtaattttctcactttcataaatCCAGAAATATATTTGGCTCTTTTGATGTAATCATAGAGTATATTCCATCGCCCTGTTTCTGATAATAATCCATCATATTATCATACcttcataatattatatttactgtatcaATATTTGTCTTTTATAAGGAGATCAATTTAAACGGCACAATGTATCACTGACAAGTTTTCTTACCATGATAAGATTTTTAATCGCCGCTATGGTATGACACCGCGATGTCGTACAGTGGAGACAAAAAGGGTTTGTCACTGGatgaccaaagaaaaaaaagaagaagatatacATGTCTTGATCTTTGAACATTAAATGTAATCAAAGAATATCTTTAtgctttatttacattattttgttttattttctttgccaAAAAGAATGTTTCATAACAGAAAAatcagtttgaaatatatttaaaacaattCAGTGCTTTCAGTTTAACGATTGATGTGAACAATATTCCAAGTGAACAATACTTCTTGTTTAAGATCTAATCATTTAGGGATTTTCAATATTGTTTACTGATGATAATTACCACCATCGACGTGATTCTCTTCGGGATAGCAGCAGCGGGTCCTGTTGCTGAACCCGAACCCGAAGAGGTTTTGGAGGACGATTTGGTGGATTTGGTCATGTCGGAAGTGGCAGATATCATGGGTAAGACAAGAATGTGAAAGTTCATCAAATTCTGATgttaatcaaaataagaaaaacagccagaaagtaaatataagtttatttaaacaaacaaacatagtcAGCAACAAATTTTACTGTTATAATGCGACTAACACTTCATTTTAAAAGGTCAGCAAAGTAAATGGTCGTGTTTAGATTTATTGTTCATTATCTGGGTAATATCTTCTAGTAAATCAAAAGGACATTTTCCTTAGGATTTTCTGCCTCAATTCCCAAAATTTACTAATTTGGTGAATACGAAGATACCAGGAACCTGATTTCTTTGTAATTAGCTTAGTTTACTGAACACTGTGACTACACAATACATTAGATTTTAGTCCATAGAAAACATGGTTTCCCTAACCCTCTCAGTTCCTGCCATAAATCGTTCATACTTGTTAAGTATTTTATGAAGTTCTGGAGAAGCTTTTTTAACGATGTTATTCTCCATTACAGATTTTCATTAGCcttgtttttaacattttccattcGATTCTAGTTACTTTTGTTCTCTAGCATTCTTGTTGAATTGTAAGGAAGATATTTCATCGCCAGAAACCACTCTATGCTCCTATAATATTCATACGACTTCATTTAGTGCTGCATTTCTGTAATGGAAATAGAATGCTATCGTTAAATTGTTACATTAAAAAGTTCTATATCTATACGGGGCTTGGGACCTTGAGCCCACTCCAGCAAAATATTTCTTCCAGCCAGTTGTTTATCGTTGTCTAAAAATTCATGGGACATTTCGAAAGCACCGACTATCACACAGCAGTGGTCCTCAATGATCGCAACGCATATACAATAATATTGATCATGATGCGAATGACTTTGGGGATAGGAATATATCATCCCTACTGCATCTGTTAAGTCGTGGTTTGGATTCTCGAAACTACAGCATATtaaaacataaatcaataaagGTTCGATCTCCTCTAATCGTCTAAAATACGATGTGCATAAATTGTCTTACTTGTTCCCTTTTTCATCTTCTTATTAAGGGCTGCTTTCGTGCACGTAATTTAATGCTTTCCTAGAAAAAGGATTCCTTTACGAAGCATCATCCCCTCCTTTTAGGCTCTCGCAAGAACAACTCAAAGATTTTGATACTTATTTGATAAGGTTTGCACAATCTTTAAACTTAACTAGAGGAAGAGTAGCTTGGTAGTTCGGTGACAGTTAACTCACCTTTAAATACTTTATATAGTATTCCTGACTTCGTTTAATCGCTAGATTGGGTAtgggaaataaaagtaatatctgttttgaaaataagttttatttctaaACATATGTAAATTGGAAGGACTTTGAAAATTTTGTCCTAACTATAATATCTGCCTCCTCCAATATGACCAAAACCACTgaatcctccaaatcctccaccaAATCCTCGATGGAATCCGGGCTCAGCTTCAGCTACTGGGCTCCTCTTTCCACGGTAGCCTCCATATCCGAATCCATGGCCaccaaatcctccaaatcctccaccaAATCCTCGATGGAATCCGGGCTCAGCTTCAGCTACTGGGCTCCTCTTTCCACGGTAGCCTCCGTATCCGAATCCATGGCCaccaaatcctccaaatcctccaccaAGTCCTCGATGGAATCCGGGCTCAGCTTCAGCTACTGGGCTCCATCTTTTCCACGGTAGCCTCCATACTCCGAATCCATGGCCaccaaatcctccaaatcctccaccaAATCCTCGATGGAATCCGGGATCAGCTTCAGCTACTGGGCTCCTCTTTCCACGGTTAGCCTCCATATCCGAAATCCATGGCCaccaaatcctccaaatcctccaccaAGTCCTCGATGGAATCCGGGCTCAGCTTCAGCTACTGGGCTCCTCTTTCCACGGTAGCCTCCATATCCGAATCCATGGCCACCAAATCCTCCAaaccctccaccaaatcctctGTGGAATCCAGGATTTGCTTCCGGTTCgggttcagcaactggaccaGCTGCTACTATCCCGAAAAGGACCACAGTGAAGGTGGCAACAACTGTCTGCAAAAAATGTACTAATAAATTTTGAATGGTGTCTTCTAAACCAAGAAATATGTTAGAAAAATCtgttggattttttattttttgttttccaggaATTATTAGTTCACACTATTGCTCACACTATTGCTCAAACTGAAGTTCTGAATGGTGGTAAGTATATTTCAGACAGATTTCTCTCTCATCTACTGTTTATAGTTTGATGCGAAATAACATGTCAAAGAAAAGGATATTCTACTAATACATTCTATATTAAGAGGTCTATATTTGTATTTGAAATGATGCTCTAACTATAATTAcgttttcgctctctctctctctttctgtctgtttgttttacCTTGGACGGCATCTTGCAGTGCTTGAGAGGCAACTGTGCTGAAAGAGAATCAGGAATCCCCTTTTATAGTGATTAAGGGAAACCAAATGTCCTTCCCTTCGTCTTTAAGatcttgaaaaaaataacttcGTCATTGTGTATTGATAAAGATGAGGGATAACGAAAattgcttttcctttttccacTTTTCAATATCTTTGAACAAAACCGTTCAATTTCCACAAAAAAATTACGGGAAGAGGTTCAGTGCCAAGAGGGTTCACGTCTCTCCACACAATGTCAGTGAGGAAACTTTATATTATGAAGGTATGTGCTTGAACTTGAGCGGTATATTTTCCTTACTGCATTTGCTAgtactctatgtatatatatatgtatatatatatatatatatatatatatatatatatatatatatatatacatatatccattatatatctTGATTCTGGAATATGCATAAGACCTATAAATAATAAGGCCATTGGATTGTTTAGTTCAAAGGGtatgaaaagcagaaaaaatTGTAATCATTAATATTTACTTAATAGCCGATGACGTTGTTATTTTCTTCAAGATCGTGAGAAGGACATTTCGCTTTCTTCAGACACTAGTATATAAGGGGATCCCTGAATTCCTTACAGCACAGTCGCCTCTCAAGCACTGCACGATGATGtcaaaggtaagagagagagagagagagagagagagagagagagagagagagagagagagagagagagagagagagagagagagagagagagagagtcaatgagcaaaattatcatcaattttCACACTAGCCAAGAACGGAGTAGGCATTTTCTTTGCCTGTCATATAAGTGTTCCTTAATGATCTCACTacctaaaaaaaaacgaaatggtaAAAGAATGCCAAAATGAACTATATTGATGTGTCTTTTAAACTTCGCGTCTTTATTTAAGGAATTCTTTAGTAGACTACTTCATTAATATTcaatgactcatcgacacttTTTAATCATGTTCATAATCACTAATAAAATTCAATGATTATTTACTTTTAGgatatcatttcaaatacataTCTTATTCTCTGAACATGAAATTCTTATTACAGAATATCTTAatgcttaatttatattatattagactATAGTGTAAACTGGTTATAGACATCTTTATTAAAAGGAATGTTTCTTGAGAGAAAAATGagtttgaaatatttataaagcaaTTTAGTGTTTTCAGTTTAACCATTGATGTGAACAGTACTCCAAATGAACAATATTTCTTCTTTGAGTTATAATTATACCGATGATTTCAATAATGTTTACAGACGATCATTGCCACCCTAGCCGTGGTCCTTTTCGGGATAGTAGCAGGTAGTCCTGTTGCTGAACCCGAACCTGAAGCAGAGCCAGGATTTCATAGAGGTTTTGGTGGAGGATTTGGTGGATTTGGTGGACATGGATTCGGATATGGAGGCTACCGTGGAAAGAGGAGGCCAAGTAGCTGAACCTGAACCTGAAGCTTGAGCAGGATTCCatagaggtttggtggaggatttggaggatttggGGTGGATAGGATTCGGATATGGAGGCTACCGTGGAAAGAGGAGCCCAGTAGCTGAACCCGAACCTGAAGCAGAGCCAGGATTCCATAGAGGTTTtggtggaggatttggaggatttggtGGACATGGATTCGGATATGGAGGCTACCGTGGAAAGAGGAGCCCAGTAGCTGAACCCGAACCTGAAGCTGAGCCTGGATTCCATAGAGGATTTGGTGGAGGATTTGGTGGATTTGGTCATGGAGGTGGCAGATATTATGGTTAAGACAAGGATTTGAAAGTTCCTCAAATTGTAATGttaatccaaataa
The sequence above is a segment of the Macrobrachium nipponense isolate FS-2020 chromosome 2, ASM1510439v2, whole genome shotgun sequence genome. Coding sequences within it:
- the LOC135221465 gene encoding neuropeptide-like protein 31, yielding MTSKTIIAILAVVLFGIVAGDPVAEPEAKADPGFHRGFGGGFGGFGGHGFGYGGYRGKRSPVADPEAEPGFIQRGIGGGHGGFGGHGFGYGGYRGKRSPVAEAEPGFHRGFGGGFGGFGHFGGGRYYG